The following are encoded together in the Streptomyces tsukubensis genome:
- a CDS encoding alpha/beta hydrolase, which yields MPNPARSHRPAPSLRPTPPSLRPALPPRRPVPRLGVAAAAAAMLSLSLTGCGQSSASGKSEGDPVDQKLSWKECRAPSDAQGGGQAPSPLPGGAKWQCATMQAPLDWGRPNGDTIDLALVRARASDSAHRIGSLLFNFGGPGGSGVTSLPAFGNDYAKLRTRYDLVSFDPRGVGRSAGVTCEKDAALDEYFQQDSTPDDQREQKALISRTKAFNDACEKNSGRTLPHVATTDAARDMDLMRQVLGDKKLHYFGISYGTELGAVYAHLFPKKVGRAVFDAVVDPTQDSEQGSLGQAKGFQLALDNFARDCVSKTSDCSIGDTQQDVKDRIAKLLKELDAKPLTGIGDRDLTQTSATSGIAQSLYSKDFWPYLTEGLEQAYDGDGRVLMALADSMNGRNEDGTYSNLQAANVSINCADDKPRYTPADVEKKLPEFRESSPLFGDYLAWSMVSCTGWAVPGAADHPDVSAAGSAPIVVIGNTGDPATPYEGAARMADALGKGVGVRMTYKGQGHGAYDSGSSCVRTAVNSYLLDGRVPQEGKVCS from the coding sequence ATGCCGAATCCCGCCCGGTCGCACCGTCCCGCACCCTCGCTCCGCCCCACCCCTCCCTCGCTCCGCCCGGCCCTCCCGCCGCGCCGTCCTGTGCCGCGCCTCGGGGTCGCCGCCGCCGCTGCGGCGATGCTCTCCCTCTCCCTGACGGGTTGTGGCCAGAGTTCCGCGTCAGGGAAGAGCGAGGGAGACCCGGTGGACCAGAAGCTGAGCTGGAAGGAGTGCCGGGCCCCTTCGGACGCGCAGGGCGGCGGACAGGCACCTTCGCCTCTTCCGGGCGGTGCGAAATGGCAGTGCGCGACCATGCAGGCGCCGCTCGACTGGGGCAGGCCCAACGGCGACACGATCGACCTGGCGCTGGTGCGGGCCCGCGCGAGCGACAGCGCTCACCGCATCGGCTCGCTCCTCTTCAACTTCGGTGGCCCCGGCGGCTCGGGCGTGACGTCCCTGCCCGCCTTCGGCAACGACTACGCGAAGCTGCGCACCCGCTACGACCTGGTGAGCTTCGACCCCCGAGGCGTCGGCCGCAGCGCCGGGGTGACCTGCGAGAAGGACGCGGCGCTCGACGAGTACTTCCAACAGGACTCGACACCGGACGACCAGCGGGAACAGAAGGCCCTCATCTCCAGGACCAAGGCCTTCAACGACGCCTGCGAGAAGAACTCGGGCAGGACGCTCCCCCACGTGGCGACCACCGACGCGGCCCGCGACATGGACCTGATGCGGCAGGTACTGGGCGACAAGAAGCTGCACTACTTCGGCATCTCCTACGGCACGGAACTGGGCGCCGTCTACGCCCATCTGTTCCCTAAGAAGGTGGGCAGGGCCGTCTTCGACGCCGTGGTCGACCCCACGCAGGACTCGGAACAGGGCTCTCTGGGCCAGGCCAAGGGCTTTCAGCTCGCGCTCGACAATTTCGCGCGTGACTGTGTGTCCAAGACGTCCGACTGTTCTATCGGCGACACGCAGCAGGACGTCAAGGACCGGATCGCCAAGCTGCTGAAGGAACTTGACGCGAAACCCCTCACGGGCATCGGGGACCGCGACCTCACCCAGACCTCCGCCACCAGCGGAATCGCCCAGTCCCTCTACTCGAAGGACTTCTGGCCGTATCTGACAGAGGGGCTCGAACAGGCGTACGACGGTGATGGCAGAGTCCTGATGGCGCTCGCCGACTCCATGAACGGACGCAACGAGGACGGCACATACAGCAACCTCCAGGCCGCCAACGTCTCCATCAACTGCGCCGACGACAAGCCCAGGTACACGCCGGCGGACGTGGAGAAGAAGCTGCCGGAGTTCCGCGAGAGCTCACCGCTCTTCGGCGACTACCTGGCCTGGTCCATGGTGAGCTGCACCGGCTGGGCGGTGCCGGGCGCCGCCGACCACCCGGACGTGAGCGCCGCGGGCTCGGCGCCGATCGTCGTGATCGGCAACACCGGCGACCCGGCCACCCCCTACGAGGGCGCCGCGCGGATGGCAGACGCGCTCGGCAAGGGTGTCGGCGTCAGGATGACGTACAAGGGCCAGGGCCACGGCGCGTACGACAGTGGCAGCTCCTGCGTACGGACCGCGGTGAACAGCTACCTCCTGGACGGCCGGGTGCCGCAGGAGGGAAAGGTGTGTTCCTGA
- a CDS encoding lysylphosphatidylglycerol synthetase family protein, whose protein sequence is MHSEEPESTSGTPSRPETGSQVTADGTGGTDTDTTGGSTPQGAHGIRDAAETDGAAHSASDEAGPDHAGAAPGTGTDGVPDDGRHEQDKGEHGGRESGEAGAKNTEPKAGGAQRDGESKAGGTKGGGTQGGGKQGGGAEDGRQEPGATRAGPAEEDPAADTDHIPHLAHSDVSSDAAETAHIDQVEGDEPLLAARVHRPSDLMRLLVGVLAIAVLLAIAAFAHGTTSGLEQDISKGTGQAPDLLIKFAGLASSIAVLLVPVAFAIERLIKRDGLRIADGVLAAVLAHGVTLATDLWVAKSAPHSIQDALTQPAPGDLHALTDPVHGYLAPVIAYMTAVGMSRRPRWRVVLWVVLLLDAFAMLVVGYTTPFSIVLTVLIGWSVAYGTLYAVGSPNVRPTGQTLLAGLRHVGFHPVSAARGEEVPDSPEYGDRGRRYFVTLEDGPPLDVTVVDREQQAQGFFYRVWRRLTLRGITTRRSLQSLRQALEQEALLAYAAIAAGANAPRLIATSELGPDAVMLVYEHTGGRSLDSLPDEEITDALMRDTWHQVEALQSRRIAHRRLAGDAILVDRSGMVILTDLRGGEIAAGDLVLRMDIGQLLTTFGLRVGAERAVDAALDVLGPDAVADALPLLQPIALSRSTRATLRRLARERSQREREAVLDASHKTKLARAEAGEPDADRKAARAEKQAEKRAIDDALDEAREDDLLTQIRHHVLRIRPQAPVEPARLERVKPRTLISFIAGAIGAYFLLSQLTHIEFGSLVSQAQWGWVIAAVAFSAFSYFAAAMSLLGFVPERVGFLRTVQAQVAGSFVKIVAPAAVGGVALNTRFLQRSGVRPGLAVASVGASQLFGLGSHILLLLAFGYLTGTEKTPSLSPSRTVIAGLLTVAVLVLVVTAIPFLRKFVVTRVRSLFAGVVPRMLDVLQRPQKLLTGIGGMLLLTACFVMCLDASIRAFGEEGTSISLASVAVVFLAGNALGSAAPTPGGVGAVEATLTLGLIAVGLPKEVAAPAVLLFRLLTLWIPVLPGWLFFNHLTRKGAL, encoded by the coding sequence GTGCATTCCGAAGAGCCGGAGAGCACTTCTGGTACCCCGTCGCGCCCGGAGACGGGCAGCCAGGTCACGGCAGACGGCACCGGGGGGACGGACACGGACACGACAGGTGGTTCCACGCCCCAGGGCGCGCACGGGATCCGGGACGCGGCTGAGACCGACGGCGCGGCGCACTCCGCGTCCGACGAGGCCGGGCCTGACCACGCGGGCGCAGCACCTGGGACCGGCACCGACGGGGTGCCCGACGACGGCCGCCACGAGCAGGACAAGGGGGAGCACGGCGGGCGGGAAAGCGGCGAGGCCGGAGCGAAAAACACTGAGCCGAAGGCCGGTGGAGCGCAGCGGGACGGTGAATCGAAGGCCGGCGGAACGAAGGGCGGCGGGACACAGGGCGGCGGAAAGCAGGGCGGCGGAGCTGAGGACGGCCGGCAGGAGCCGGGCGCGACAAGGGCCGGCCCCGCCGAGGAGGATCCGGCCGCCGACACCGACCACATCCCGCACCTCGCCCACTCGGACGTGTCGTCCGACGCCGCGGAGACCGCTCACATCGATCAGGTGGAGGGCGACGAACCGCTGCTCGCCGCGCGGGTGCACCGCCCCTCCGACCTCATGCGGCTACTGGTCGGTGTGCTCGCCATCGCCGTACTGCTCGCCATCGCCGCCTTCGCGCACGGAACAACGTCAGGTCTTGAACAGGACATCAGCAAGGGCACGGGCCAGGCCCCCGACCTGCTGATCAAGTTCGCGGGGCTCGCTTCGAGTATCGCCGTCCTCCTCGTCCCCGTCGCCTTCGCCATCGAACGGCTGATCAAACGGGACGGTTTGCGGATCGCCGACGGCGTACTGGCCGCCGTACTGGCGCACGGCGTCACCCTCGCCACCGACCTGTGGGTGGCGAAGTCGGCCCCGCACTCCATTCAGGACGCGCTCACCCAGCCAGCCCCCGGCGACCTGCACGCCCTCACCGATCCGGTGCACGGCTATCTCGCTCCGGTGATCGCGTACATGACGGCTGTCGGCATGTCCCGCAGACCCCGCTGGCGCGTGGTCCTGTGGGTGGTGCTGCTGCTCGACGCCTTCGCGATGCTCGTCGTCGGCTACACGACACCGTTCTCGATCGTCCTGACGGTGCTGATCGGCTGGAGCGTCGCGTACGGCACGCTCTACGCGGTCGGCTCGCCCAACGTCAGGCCGACCGGGCAGACGCTTCTCGCGGGGCTGCGCCACGTCGGTTTCCACCCCGTCAGCGCGGCGCGCGGCGAGGAGGTGCCCGACTCCCCGGAGTACGGGGACCGGGGCAGACGGTATTTCGTCACCCTGGAGGACGGGCCGCCTCTCGACGTCACGGTCGTCGACAGGGAGCAGCAGGCGCAGGGGTTCTTCTATCGCGTATGGCGCCGGCTGACCCTGCGGGGCATCACCACGCGCCGCAGTCTCCAGTCGCTGCGCCAGGCGCTCGAACAGGAGGCGCTGCTGGCGTACGCGGCGATCGCGGCGGGTGCCAACGCGCCCCGGCTGATCGCCACCTCGGAGCTCGGCCCCGACGCGGTGATGCTGGTCTACGAGCACACCGGGGGCCGTTCGCTGGACTCGCTGCCCGACGAGGAGATCACCGACGCGCTGATGCGGGACACCTGGCACCAGGTGGAGGCGCTCCAGTCGAGGCGTATCGCGCACCGGCGGCTGGCCGGTGACGCCATTCTGGTGGATCGTTCCGGCATGGTCATTCTGACGGACCTGCGCGGTGGCGAGATCGCCGCGGGCGACCTGGTGCTGCGGATGGACATCGGCCAGCTCCTGACCACTTTCGGACTGCGGGTGGGGGCGGAGCGCGCCGTGGACGCGGCCCTCGACGTGCTCGGCCCCGACGCGGTCGCCGACGCGCTGCCGCTGCTCCAGCCGATCGCGCTCAGCCGCTCCACCAGGGCCACTCTGCGCAGACTGGCGAGGGAGCGCTCGCAGCGTGAGCGTGAGGCCGTCCTCGACGCCTCCCACAAGACGAAGCTGGCGCGGGCCGAGGCCGGGGAGCCCGACGCGGACCGCAAGGCGGCGCGGGCCGAGAAACAGGCGGAGAAAAGGGCCATCGACGACGCTCTCGACGAGGCACGTGAGGACGATCTGCTGACCCAGATCCGCCACCATGTGCTGCGGATCCGGCCGCAGGCGCCGGTCGAGCCCGCACGTCTCGAACGCGTCAAGCCGCGCACGCTCATCAGCTTCATCGCGGGTGCCATCGGCGCGTACTTCCTGCTCTCCCAGCTCACCCACATCGAGTTCGGCTCGCTGGTGTCGCAGGCGCAGTGGGGCTGGGTGATCGCCGCTGTCGCGTTCTCCGCCTTCAGCTACTTCGCGGCGGCGATGAGCCTGTTGGGGTTCGTACCCGAGCGGGTGGGGTTCCTGCGGACGGTGCAGGCGCAGGTCGCGGGCTCGTTCGTGAAGATCGTCGCCCCCGCCGCGGTCGGTGGCGTCGCGCTGAACACACGATTCCTCCAGCGCTCCGGCGTGCGCCCCGGTCTCGCGGTGGCGAGCGTGGGGGCCTCGCAGCTCTTCGGTCTCGGCAGCCACATTCTTCTGCTGCTGGCCTTCGGCTATCTGACGGGTACGGAGAAGACGCCCTCGCTCTCGCCCTCCCGCACGGTCATCGCGGGGCTGCTGACGGTCGCGGTGCTCGTACTCGTGGTGACCGCCATCCCGTTCCTGCGGAAGTTCGTGGTCACGCGGGTCAGGTCGCTGTTCGCCGGGGTCGTCCCGCGCATGCTCGACGTACTCCAGCGCCCGCAGAAGCTGCTCACGGGCATCGGCGGAATGCTGTTGCTGACGGCCTGTTTCGTGATGTGTCTCGACGCGTCGATCCGGGCCTTCGGGGAGGAGGGCACATCGATCAGTCTGGCCAGCGTGGCCGTGGTCTTCCTCGCGGGCAACGCGCTCGGTTCCGCGGCGCCGACGCCGGGCGGGGTGGGCGCCGTCGAGGCGACACTGACGCTGGGTCTGATCGCGGTCGGCCTGCCCAAGGAGGTGGCGGCCCCCGCGGTGCTGCTGTTCCGGCTGCTGACGCTGTGGATCCCGGTCCTGCCGGGCTGGCTGTTCTTCAACCATCTGACCCGTAAGGGCGCCCTGTAG
- a CDS encoding MGMT family protein: MSEKDMPGAGPGPGPQEAPAAGAGEYPEYAERVLEVTELIPPGRVMTYGDIAEWLEEGGPRQVGRVMALYGGAVPWWRVVRADGTLLGEHELDALAHYREEGTPLKEASRAAEGHVPRIDMRRARWDGRPHTGTHT; the protein is encoded by the coding sequence ATGAGCGAGAAAGACATGCCGGGGGCCGGGCCTGGCCCCGGGCCGCAGGAGGCGCCCGCGGCGGGGGCCGGGGAGTACCCCGAGTACGCCGAGCGCGTACTGGAGGTCACCGAGCTGATCCCGCCGGGCCGCGTCATGACGTACGGAGACATCGCCGAATGGCTGGAGGAAGGGGGACCGCGCCAGGTCGGCCGGGTGATGGCGCTCTACGGCGGCGCCGTGCCGTGGTGGCGCGTGGTGCGCGCGGACGGGACGCTGCTCGGGGAACACGAGTTGGACGCGCTGGCGCACTATCGCGAAGAGGGCACCCCGCTGAAGGAGGCGTCGAGGGCGGCCGAGGGACATGTGCCGCGGATCGACATGCGGCGGGCCCGATGGGACGGCCGGCCGCACACAGGGACTCACACCTGA
- a CDS encoding UrvD/REP family ATP-dependent DNA helicase has product MNGILDFPETFRRADGRPAPVEVLTRSRRSAGTVLRATRLLTQRMPLTRLPSAKIRAHRELVPERDGGSVEGYTYPTSGAELDNIADILRRAHLEDGIPWSEMAVLVRAGARTLPALRRSLSAAGVPLDIDGDDLPLRHEPAVAPLLTALRAVSAGAGEAPPRKGGSGGGGTGVGVPGVPDVTGVQDGPDGPDGPDGPDVPEEEVPEAVGDGAAPATGDASGPDVAPRPDVELGPDVPPGPTITRAPDAPPGPATSPRPDAPPGPPASPAADGADPNWISTETAQTLLASPLAGMDVADLRRLGRALREEERAAGNPAPAPSDVLLARALAQPERLVAHDPAYARGAQELGALLRKARERLEGGGTAEEALWDLWSGTGWPRRLQRAARRGGAAGRNADRDLDAVCALFATAARAEERTGGRGALNFLEEVDAQDIAADTLSGRAVRPDAVRLMTAHRSKGLEWRLVVVAGVQEGLWPDLRRRGSLLEADRIGLDGLADPLPPGALLAEERRLFYVAATRARERLVVTAVRAPADDGDQPSRFLTEFGVEPKDVTGRPKRPLSVASLVAELRATTVDPRVSDALREAAARRLARLAALTDDEDRPLVPTAHPYRWWGMDDPTESAVPLRERDAPVVLSGSALDQLANTCALQWFLGREVKADEPATAAQGFGNVVHVLADEVASGHTPADLDVLMERLDSVWDGLTFDAPWKSDQEKEQARVALERFLKWHVMDRAGRTPVGSEHDFDVTLPAGPYEVRIRGSMDRVERDAEGRAYVVDFKTGKNAPSAAEMARHPQLAVYQLAVREGALDDVFDGARPEAGGAELVHLRQPAPRKEGGETVPKTQAQEPLAGEWVGDLLATAAGKVLDERFTPSPGQQCTHCAFRAACSARPEGQQVVD; this is encoded by the coding sequence GTGAACGGCATCCTGGACTTCCCCGAGACCTTCCGCAGGGCGGACGGCCGGCCCGCCCCCGTCGAGGTCCTCACGAGGTCGCGGCGGTCGGCCGGTACGGTCCTGCGGGCCACCAGGCTCCTCACGCAGCGCATGCCGCTGACCCGGCTGCCCTCCGCCAAGATCCGGGCCCACCGTGAACTCGTCCCGGAGCGTGACGGGGGGAGCGTCGAGGGGTACACCTACCCGACCTCCGGCGCGGAACTGGACAACATCGCCGACATCCTGCGCCGCGCCCATCTTGAGGACGGGATCCCCTGGAGCGAGATGGCCGTACTCGTCCGTGCCGGGGCCAGGACCCTACCTGCCCTGCGCCGCTCCCTGAGCGCGGCGGGAGTCCCCCTCGACATAGACGGCGACGACCTGCCGCTGCGCCACGAACCGGCTGTCGCACCGCTGCTCACGGCCCTGCGCGCGGTCTCGGCCGGAGCGGGGGAGGCGCCGCCGCGGAAGGGCGGGAGCGGGGGCGGGGGCACGGGAGTGGGCGTACCTGGCGTACCGGACGTAACGGGCGTACAGGATGGGCCGGATGGGCCGGATGGGCCGGATGGGCCGGATGTGCCGGAGGAAGAAGTTCCGGAGGCGGTCGGCGACGGGGCGGCTCCGGCGACGGGCGACGCGAGCGGGCCGGACGTCGCCCCTCGACCGGACGTCGAGCTCGGACCGGACGTCCCCCCTGGGCCCACCATCACCCGCGCGCCGGACGCGCCCCCGGGCCCCGCCACGTCCCCCCGACCCGACGCGCCCCCCGGCCCCCCCGCGTCCCCCGCCGCAGACGGAGCCGATCCGAACTGGATCTCCACCGAGACCGCCCAGACCCTGCTGGCCTCGCCCCTCGCGGGAATGGACGTGGCCGACCTGCGCCGACTGGGCCGCGCCCTGCGCGAGGAGGAACGCGCGGCGGGCAACCCCGCCCCCGCACCGTCCGACGTCCTCCTCGCCCGCGCCCTCGCCCAGCCGGAGCGGCTCGTCGCGCACGACCCGGCGTACGCCAGGGGCGCCCAGGAACTCGGCGCGCTGCTGCGGAAGGCGCGCGAGCGGCTTGAGGGGGGCGGTACCGCGGAGGAGGCGCTGTGGGACCTGTGGTCGGGTACCGGCTGGCCGCGGCGGCTCCAGCGGGCCGCGCGCCGGGGCGGCGCCGCCGGGCGCAACGCCGACCGTGACCTCGACGCCGTCTGCGCCCTTTTCGCCACGGCCGCCCGCGCCGAGGAGCGTACGGGTGGCCGGGGCGCCCTCAACTTCCTTGAGGAGGTCGACGCCCAGGACATCGCGGCGGACACCCTCAGTGGCCGGGCCGTACGCCCAGACGCCGTACGCCTGATGACCGCCCACCGCTCCAAGGGGCTTGAGTGGCGCCTCGTCGTCGTCGCCGGTGTGCAGGAAGGGCTGTGGCCCGATCTGCGCCGCCGGGGCTCCCTGCTGGAGGCCGACCGCATCGGTCTCGACGGGCTCGCCGACCCGCTGCCGCCGGGCGCGCTGCTCGCGGAGGAACGGCGGCTCTTCTACGTGGCCGCCACGCGGGCGCGCGAACGGCTCGTCGTGACGGCGGTCAGGGCCCCCGCGGACGACGGGGACCAGCCCTCACGTTTCCTCACCGAGTTCGGTGTCGAACCGAAGGACGTCACCGGCCGCCCCAAGCGCCCGCTCTCCGTCGCGTCACTCGTCGCGGAACTGCGCGCCACCACGGTCGACCCGCGCGTCTCCGACGCCCTGAGGGAGGCAGCCGCCCGCAGGCTGGCCAGGCTCGCCGCGCTCACCGACGACGAGGACAGGCCCTTGGTGCCCACCGCGCACCCCTACCGCTGGTGGGGCATGGACGACCCGACGGAGTCCGCGGTGCCGCTGCGCGAGCGGGACGCCCCCGTCGTCCTCTCGGGCAGCGCACTCGACCAGCTCGCCAACACGTGCGCCCTCCAGTGGTTCCTCGGCCGGGAGGTCAAGGCGGACGAGCCCGCGACGGCCGCCCAGGGCTTCGGCAACGTCGTCCATGTGCTCGCCGACGAGGTGGCCTCCGGGCACACCCCCGCCGACCTGGACGTTCTCATGGAACGCCTCGACTCCGTATGGGACGGCCTGACCTTCGACGCACCCTGGAAATCGGACCAGGAGAAGGAACAGGCCCGCGTCGCCCTCGAACGCTTCCTCAAGTGGCACGTCATGGACCGCGCGGGCCGCACCCCCGTCGGCAGCGAGCACGACTTCGACGTGACCCTGCCGGCCGGGCCCTACGAAGTACGGATCAGGGGCTCCATGGACCGCGTCGAGCGGGACGCGGAGGGGCGCGCCTACGTCGTCGACTTCAAGACGGGCAAAAACGCCCCCTCCGCCGCCGAGATGGCCCGTCACCCGCAGCTCGCCGTCTACCAGCTCGCCGTCAGGGAGGGTGCCCTTGACGACGTGTTCGACGGCGCTCGTCCCGAGGCGGGGGGTGCGGAACTGGTCCATCTCCGTCAGCCCGCCCCGCGCAAGGAGGGCGGCGAGACCGTGCCCAAGACACAGGCCCAGGAACCTCTGGCAGGCGAATGGGTGGGCGACCTCCTGGCCACGGCGGCGGGCAAGGTCCTCGACGAGCGCTTCACGCCCTCTCCCGGTCAGCAGTGCACCCACTGCGCCTTCAGGGCCGCGTGCAGCGCACGGCCGGAAGGACAGCAAGTGGTGGACTGA